GACACATAGCAACATTATTTGTACTGGCTCAGACTTAATGTGACACAATTTAGTACCCGGGCAAAACCCAATCTGACAGTCATGCCTGTGGCGGAAGCAGACCTTTCTAAAGCAATTGTGGTCAACAAAGTGGGCGGAAGATCATGGGCTTAGTTCATCGCAGATGAGGTTATGGTAAATTGCTTATCAGTTAGAAATTAACCTAACCAAACAACCAAGGATAAGGAGAGTAATCGGTATGACGATTTTAGTGACGATACAGGCTCAGCTCATTGTTGGGGAAGCGCAGGTGATAAAAAGCCTGGCTCCTGAGGGTATGCTGGCCGCCGTATTTGAAGACGACGGCCGGACCGGGTATTTCTACGCGCTTGATGAGTCCGTTGCAGGAAACCCGATTCAGGATGCACTAACTATCTACAATGTCGAGGATATTTCAGACGGCCACATTCCTTCTGACGTTAAAATCGGCTGGTCAGAAGACAGTCAGAAGTGCGTGCTCCTTATCAACGGATATCCGCATGGAGCGTTCGATTTCGTGGGGAAAAATGGGTACTGCAGAAGCGGATTTCCTCCCCCGATAAACAAGGTATGGTCTATGTCTGGCCATGAGTGGAGTGATTCGGTGGATGACTTTTTCCGGTAAGTTATGGTGGGCTTAATACCTGCCGTTATTATCTATCCAAATTGATATGTCCCTCTGAAGAGAGCGGACGATTTTCTGGACTCTCAGGAGATAAACTATCTATTCCGGATGTCCGCTTCTCGCTCAAAGCAGACCGTCAGATTTGATGATGCGTTAGGATTTTAAATCAAAAGGTTAAACCGTATGTTCTCATTCTTGAAAACGCTTGATCGCATGCTTAATCGTCAACAGGCTGGCAAAACTCAAAAAAAACACTCTGACAAGGAGCTTATTCAGTGGGCTACAGGCTGTATGCTGGAAGGCCTTCCTGATGATTTCTATCAAGCTCGACTTCTATGCGTTCGTCTCCCCAATCCTGGAAACCCTGATGGTTGGATAGTAAGCGTGAATCATGATGTAATGTTAACTCCTGAATCAGAGTATCAGCGCTTCCAGCCTGCTGATGATCTGTACCCAACGCAGTGTGTTGAAATGCTACTAGAGGGTAAAAAGTGGCGAGAGGTGACTATGATTTTTAACAAGGAAAAAACATCATTCAACTGGGTTTGACATTATCGAAGCCTCTCAGTGAAGGGCTTCTGTAATGCCTCTGAACGTGGTTTTGATAACATGCAAAATCACTGGTACACACAAAATTATTTGTAAGGTATTGAGCACGTTAGCAGTGATCTCGCTGATAATGTCTACTGTCACATAGTCTACCAAAGGCGTATACACTAGCATCCTGAACACAACAAGGTACAAGCCGACCAGAAAAATGTAAGCGAAGACATTATTTAGGATAAACATCACCAACGGCTTTAATCCTAATTTTTTCTGCCAGTAGAAGGCGTCTTTTATCGTACGAAAATAATCCAACATCCTTGATTTCCACTCACTAAGTCTCATGGAACTATTTTAACGAATTAGGTCACTTGAGACACAGTGTTTTGATGTATTCCTGCAGCCCTGCTATTTGCTTGTTGCTGGTTTCGATTCGCTCCCTGATACGGAAATAATCCCGTTCAGCGGTGTCATTAAGTCCGGGGCTGGTTGCATCATCCACGCCGGCGGCGCTGGGGGTTTTGGACACTGGTTTGCAGGTAGCGTTGAGGCGCAGCCGCTTAGCACCAGCAGCAACATCCCTGCGCAACTGCTCAATGGTCGCTTTTGCATCAGCTAAATCCTTTGTGTATTTCTTATCGAGGGCAGCCAGGTCGAGCTGGCGCGCCTTCATAACGTCAATCGTGGAGTTAGCGGCATTACGCTCGGCGGTCACAGTATTGCGCTGCTCTTTGTAATGCAGTGCGTTAGTTCGGTTATGGTCCACGGCCCATCCCATGACAACAAGCGCCCCAGCGGCAACAATGCATACCACCAGCACACCCCGGCTCAATGTCGGCCCCACGAGCATAACTCGTGCTCCACGTCGCGGCGGTTGATAAGCCCCTCCCACTGCTTGCCACCAGCGTAAATCCATTGACGCAGACCATCACACGCGGCCTGATAATTTCCAGCGTTAAGCTGGCGCAGCAATGAAGAACGTTCGAACGCCGTTACGCCCACGTTGTAGCTGAAACTGATTAACGCCGCTTTTTGATACTCGGTTGCCGGAACTTTTACCGAACGCTCAACCGTACGCGCGAATGGTACCAGGTCTTTATCCAGCATCGCCCGGCACTCGGCTTCAGTGTAGGTTTTGGTTTTAATGATGTCAGCGCCGGTATGGCCATAACAAACCGTGAGCACCCCGGCAACATCGTAATACGGCGTATAGCCAACGCCCTCAAGGTCGGTAAGCATGGTCCCCGCGATTGCAATAGCGCCGGCCCCGGACATTGCGAGCAGTCTATTCCGTAGAGCTGGAGACATAGCCATTTAATCTGTCCTCCCGTTCTTTTCGGCGGTAATACCAGTTAACGCCGCAGGTGATTACCGTGCAGGCGATACCAATAATGATTGCCCAGTCGCTGAGACTTAATCCCGCCAGTCTGTCAGCCAACATCCACGCCCCTGCTTTTGTCGTATCTGCATACGTCTTTGCCGAAACACCTCCCCCTGCCAGAGTGGTGCTGGTTCCGTATGAGAGCTTGCTGTAAATTGTGCTCATTCTCGCCATAGCCTCACCTCCCTATAGCCGGACGGTGCTGTGTGTTTTAAGGGAATAAAAAAAGCCGCCGATTGGGCGACTTTGAGAATCTTTGATTTTACCAGGCCAGAAAAGAAGAAACCCCGCAGTCGCGGGGGTTCTTTGTTTTCTTCAGGTGCTTATTGTCACTGCCACCGTGGCGCAGCTCTGCCAGACATGAGGGAATTATCTAACCTTCTGGCCCGGTTTCAACCCTCACCTTTCCCACATTAAATAACAGATTGTTTTTTAATGAGATAAAACGACAAAAAGACAATTGATCGTTTTGAACGATCAATCGCACGATATTGAACTGTGATACCAATTTGAAGTGTAGGGTTATTGCCCACAAAATCTGCTTCACACCCTAAATGGAATTAACAATGAGCATTTATTATCTTGTTATCTATCTGGTCGGGTTTGTGTGGATGTGGATTCTGTCGCTACGCGCAGATAAAAGAAACGATATTGAATTTAACTTTTTTGAAACACTGTTAACCGCTGCTTTCTGGCCATTCTTTGCTGTTGTGATCCCATGCATGGCCATCCATACATTCCTCTCACAAAGACATAACACAAAGAAATAGCATGCCGGCCCGTGCGGGCTGGCACTTAACGCCCCTTCTTCACATATAAAAATACCTTAGCCCTGAATATCTCCAGGCACCAGCGTACACGCTTACGGGCTTGCCCCTGAGTTAGCCACGGCGCTGAACGCTGCAGCTCCCTGGTGATATCAGCAATTCTTGTGCGGGTTATGTAATAGCGTAAAGCTACAACTTAAACCGGATCGTCGATTTTGAACGCAAGAGGGACGGCCTGTTCGATGCAGTCGGCATCATCTCTCCGCCCGGATTGTTCTAACATCTCGCGGAGCGTGAGCGGCCACAGAATGGTATAAGCTCGTGCCACGGCCTAACGACAGCTGTGTAATAGCATTAGACGTCTGGTCATTCATTTTCATAATCTCTCACCTCGCTTTTTTGCGGGTACTATGTGTGCAATAAAAAAGGGCGCACTATGACGACCAACTTTTTATCTCCTCAACCGTCTGGTTGAAGCGTTCTTCTTCAAGTTCAACACCAATTCCCCGCCGCCCTAATTCCATGGCAGCTTTGATTGTGGATCCGGAACCCATAAAAAAATCCGCTACCACGTCATCGGGCCTGCTGCTGGCGCTGATAATCTGCCTTAGCATTTCCGCTGGCTTCTCACATGGATGCTTACCCTGATAGAACTGAACCGGCTTATATGTCCAAACGTCCGTGTAAGGCACGGCAGATGTAACGGCAAACGGGCGACGCAGTGCCTTAAACTCGTCCATTAGTTCTGAATGCTTACGGCTCAGGTAATGCCAGGTTGCCACCAGTTCGTGATGAGGCTTTTCCAGCTCGAGGCGCTGATGCTTCTCAATGGCTATTTGCGTAAACAGTTCCTGCAATTTGAGATAATCGGCCTCGTTAGGCAATTGCCACTGACTGGCACCGAACCAGTGCGAAACCATGTTTTTCTTTCCCGTGGCGTCTGCTATCTGCTTCGACGTGACGCCCAGCGCCGAACGCGCATTACGGAAATAATCAATCAGCGGCGTCATAATGTGCTGTTTTGCGCTGTCACATTCTTTCGCGTAGCTATCGGGCTTATACGGCCCAGGGTAATGCTCTGCGAAGAGAATGCGCTCTGTCGCCGGGAAGTACGCCCGCAGGCTTTCTTTCTGGCATCCATTCCAGCGCCCTGACGGCTTCGCCCAGATGATGTGGTTCAGGATGTTGAAGCGGTTGCGCATCAGCAACTCAATATCAGCCGCCAGGCGGTGGCCGCTGAAAAGGTAAATGCTGCCGTTGGGTTTCAATACCCGCCAGAACTCGGCCAGGCATTTATCAAGCCATGCGAGATAATCCGCATCCCCGCGCCACTGGTTATCCCAGCCCTCGGGTTTAACACGAAAATAAGGGGGATCCGTGCAAATCAGGTCAATGGAATTATCTGGCGTTTGGGAAAGGACGTGCAGGCAATCAGCGTTGAATAATTCAACACTGTATATTTTTACAGTATTTTTCATGGATCAGTAAGCTAGTCTCTGATAGGCTCACTTTGCTTTAGCGCTAAAGCGGTGGGCCTTGGTTAGCTTGTGACCTTAATGCATCAGCTAATGGCTGGCCGGGTGCGTCAACACCCACCAGCCGCCCATTTCCACAGCGGGGGCCTCCGTTACTGGAGGCGCTTGTAACATCCGAACTGGTAATCTGATAAACCCGCCATTACAAGCTGCGTCAGTATTAACTGGCAGCGCTCGCGCGTCAGGTGCGTATTCTGGGCAATCTCGCTTACAGTGGCAGGGCTCTCGCTTAACTGATTGAATACGGCCCTGACCGTTTCAGTCATATACTGCTGATTTAGCATGTCTTTTACCTTAATTTCTGGTGTGACATACAGATAACTCTGGTTGAATAATGCAGCAAGAAGTCTTTGCAAAAGATATAAAAAAACCGCCATAGCAATGTTTTATGACTTGATAAGCGTTGTGTCTTTGTGACCATTCTTATCACATTACGATGTTTTTTGCGTACGCGTTAGTTCTTTTGTATTATTTGTTTACACAGCAAAATTAAAAATACAAATGGATGGAAACGTGGCTAAGTTGGATGCTTTAGAAAGAATCATTACCCACCATAGTGTAACAATAGACACACAATTTCGCACTAAAGCAGATGCTGCAACCAAAGCTAAATGCATTTGCCCTGTTCCAGAAATGGGTGTACTTGCTCCGATGATTTTAGCTCAAGTAGGGCTTACACATGTTTATGATCACGGTGATGTAGTTCTCACATTGCAAGATGCACAACTCTTTTCTACGCAACAAGATAGAACACCAACTCATTTGGCATTACTTGTAAACTCTGTAGACAAAAATGGTAGTACAACTGTTCTGAAAAATACTGAGACTAATGTTCGCGTTGAAATTGCGCCGAAACATGAGGAAGGGGAAGGCTATGAAGTTTCTGCACATATAGTTATTTCGCTGAGCGGTAGTAAGAGAACCTATGATATGACCTATACTCCCACTCCCGGTGTGTCAACCGGAAGAGTGAATAGTTTTTTAGATAGGATTTTATTCAAAGTATCCGTTGCAAATGAAGACAAATTCACCTGTATAACCCCTACCAATGTTGTTTCTTCAACTACCAATAAAAACGTTAAGATCCTTTACAAGCCTGTTTTTGATTTAACTGGCATGCTTGATCAAGATCTTTTTAAAAAAATAAACAGTAAAGGTTTGTCTGATGTTATTTTGATTAAAGACGAATTCACTACAATAAACGCACCTGATGTAAATGCCACTTACATTCCCAAACAAACCACATTGAAACTTGTGCCAAACCACGGACAAGATGTTATAGGGTGGATAAAATCGGTTGCACAGCATTTCGGTGATAAGGATAATGGTGGGTATGATAAACTTAAAATTAAGTTTCAAGAACCAGACACAGATAAACCAAGGCAAGTGGATTTCTCCACTTCAAATATTAAGTTAGACAGCTTAGAAAAAACATTCATCAAAAAAAGTGTTGTATCAAATTTTTCGTCGCGGTTGAAAGACTCTTATGATAAAATAAATAAAGAGTTTATTTCTAAAATGATTGAAATAATGTGAGGACAACATGCTTACAATTTTTTCTCACCTAGCCAAACCGTTTGGTTACCTTTTTATTAAAGGTATTGATGGTAAACGGTCTTACGACTGGATAGCACCATTGATCCTTACAACTTTAACAACTCTGTACTTTGGCTCATTTAAAGTTATGCCTTCTATTCTGCTATCCGAAGGTGGTTTTGTTAAAACTGTGATATCATTTATATCAAACCTGCCGGGATTCTATATTGCAGCACTAGCAGCTATAGCAACTTTCAATAGAGAGCAAATAGACCACCCATTAATCAGCAATACAGGCACCCCATCAATAGATGTTAAGGTAACAAAAGAAAATGGTAAAGTGGTCAATTCTCAGGAGCCTCTGACTCGGCGACTATTTTTATGTATGCTATTTGCATTCCTTACTGCATTGAGCATTTTATTAGTAATGCTCAATGCATTAGTCATGCCTTTATTTGAAACATATAAAAACATCTACCTCCAAATAGCATATCTACTTTTGTTTACTTTTGGAACATGGCAACTATTAGTATCCACATTTTTTGGCCTGTATTATCTTGGCAATAGAATTCATATGAATTATTAAGCCCTTAACCGGGCTTAACAACCATCAAAACCCCTTCCAGAAAGCCTAGAGCGACTTGCATATCTTTCCTAATAGTACCATCTGCGCATCTACGCTTCCTTGCTATCGCCCTTAGAGATATACCAATAACAAAGTGAGCAATGACAAGTTCATATTCTTCTGGCTTGTAATTCTTTAGTCTGGCAACGCATCCATCAATCATTATCCCTTCATCATCGCCACATTGCGGACGTAATTTCTTACCATGAGGGAAAAGCCCCTTGAAGCCTGCAGCGATAGGCTGCCAGTCAACACCGCTTTTATCAGAGGCGGCCCACGCGCCCCACATATCCAAGACCTCATACATATCACGCATAGTGTTCTCCTAATTAAGCCAGCACACCAAGCGCAAAGGCTCGGTCCAAAATGTTTTTGAGCATGACCAACTGAGAACCATGCTTACGCTCGAATTCCCTTTGGTCTCGGTGAAGTTCGTCATGGCATTTCCGACATAGCGGAATAGCAAAACTGTCGTGCGATTTTGTACCCATCCCTCCCTGTCCATGCCCGATGAGGTGATGGGGATCATCCGCCGAAGAACCACAGCCCTCGCACGGTTGAGTCTTAACCCATTTCAGGTAGCCTGGATTTTCCCAGCGAATTCGTTTTGGTCTGGAAAAAACGTTTGGGGATACTCAGGATCTACTACCAGCGCCACCACGGGTTTTCCTCTGACTTGCTCCTGCTCCTTCTGTTGCTGGAAATATGCAGTTCTCTTCGCCAGTTCGCTGGTGGCCGGTACAGATGGTTCGAGATCGGTTTCACGATAAACAGAGAGGATGGGATCAGGCTTGAAGTTGAGTGCGCGGCGGGCCATGGTCTCCCCTATCGCTTCGGAAACGCCCATATAAACAGCCCACCAGCAAAGCTCCGCCAGCGAAAGCTCTCTATCACTATTGAATCCGAGCTTTGAAAGGACCGCATCGATAACCCAGGCTTTCACGTTCTGCAGCGCTATTGCTTCCAGCTGCTCTGTACTCTGATCCCGTAGCTTGTTGTCACATGACCAGCAAAGAAGCATGGCGCCGGGGCTATGCCGCATTGTTACCTTTTCATTGTGGTGATAATCCGTGTGTGGCCACTGGCAATGATGGACGCTGCGAAATAGCCAGGACTCGAGCGAAGTCATGCCACCAGCAGCCTGAATCACTCGCTCATCAGAAAAAAAGGTATCGAGGGCTGTATCTTCAATCAATGGCTGCCGCGCATCCGGTATCTTTCCCGAGGGAAGGTGTGCCATCGCCTTTGGGGGCATTTCGATAAGCACCCTGCCATAACCAAAAAGCTGCATCAGTTCCCGGCCCGGCTTGAGCAAGACCACGCCCATATTATGTGCAATCTCCACGGTCAGAATAGCGCGCATGGTTCAGCCTCCCGGATAATGATTTTGCCGGTTGTTCCCCATATTTTTGACACGCGTCCATCCCAGATATGGCTATCCTCGCCAAATAAGGCATCAAGTAACGCTTTCTCAAGATTGTCTTTGTCTGGTCGCGACTGGTGTGGCTTGCCGTCATACTCCGCCTGTTTCTTTTTGCTCCAGCTCGGCGGCATTGGAAGAACGAAAATAACGTGGTAACCACACTCAGGCAGCTCTATTCGGTTCAGGCGCACTTGATCGCAAAACGCCCGGTACCGTAAAACCTCAGGCCGTTTCTTCCACTTATCAGCGCGGGTCATTCTCGGTTTTCCCATAGGGGTTATGCTGTAGGCTTTCATTACTGCCTCCAGCACGGCTGTTGGAAAGTGCGGTCGATTCGCGGCGCTGTTTTACCTTCAGGAAGGAGCGCGCTGACAATCCAACTGGTGTAATCCGGAGCAAGGCTCTTTTCCGTAACGACTCCATTGGCCTTGTATCGCTTCACTAACTCTTCGGCTTGCGCTGCGGTCAGGTTGTCATGTTGGAACCAGCCCTTTTTCATAGCTGCGCTCCGTGAAGTTTCAGGAACGCGGCTGCCCTCTCACGCGCGACAGGCTGATCATCAATCATTTCCTGCAAGAGTTGCATAGCAAGAAGCGGTTCCTTATCTCCGGCAATCGCTATGCCGCGGGAAACGCCCCGGGTGATAGTGATAATGCCTTTTCGCTCGAGGGCTTTAAGGTGTTCCGCTGCAGCGTTTGGTGAGCTGACGCCGAGTAAGTCAGCAAGCTCGGTTGTGGAAGGTGGATAGCCATTTTTCTGTATGAAAAAAACCAGAAGATCGAATACTTCTTGTTGACGAGGCGTCAGGGTGTGGGCTGTTGCTGGACGTGTAAAATGCCCGGCTGAGCCATTATGGCTGTCGGGTTGATTTGTTTCAGGTTTCTTTGATGTGTTTTGCGCCATGGTAGTCTCCGTGGCGCAGCAGGTGCAGGGTGTTCAGTCCTACGAGTGAAGTGTATCAAAGCAACTTGTAATTCGGTAGCCCGCTTTCTCCAGCATCTCTGTAAAAAGTGTCGGTGTGCCAATTATCTCGTTAGGCTGAAGGGGAACGAACGATACCTCATCACCACGCCTGTATAACAATGCTCTGCCGCCATCCGGGAATGAACTAAATCTAGCGACCACGGCATAATCCTCGCAACGAATAAGCGCGTAGCCTGTGTCTGGCAACTCGTCATTAATTTTTATCACTTCGTTCCCCTCTGGCTGCCCCGAACGACCTGACATGGCTTCATCCCCCGCCATGCGGGAGGCTCTGAAGCACGTCTTTCGGGGTATAACGGAGGATTATTTCTTTGCTCAAAATTCCTCCCCACTTAAAAACACTGTATTAATGTACAGGTATTATTAACCCGTTTATTTTGGATTGCAATGAAAAAGGCTCAACAGTGCTTTTAGGTGATATTTATCGTGTTTTCAGTAGGTTAATTTTTTTTCATGCTATTAAGGCGGTCTGCTGCCCTTCAGTACAAAGCTCTGAAAGATTCGCCCTTACCAATGCCTCAGAGAACGGCGACGGTACCGCATTCCCTCAGTGGGCATTCGCATACCCCAGCCGATGATGCAAGATTACCGGAAGCCTTTAGTACGATATTCAATGCTCGCCGCAATACACAATGATATTGTTCCTACTCTTCCTATCTAGCGCTATCGAGCCAAACACAGATAGATATCGGCCTACCATGCCATAATGTCCACAAGGTCTGCTTTTAGTGAACAGCGGAATTCATAGTAATCTGAATTCAGAAGCATATTTCACTAACTATGCCATTTGTCAATAAAGTGGGAGTAGATCAAGAGTTGTCCCAAAGGTCGTTTTGCTTCAGAATAGTCTATAAAGTTGAATTCTACAGCGTACATTTTGAGACAGTATCATATGGCATGCACAGTAACATTTTAATGCGACAGAGTGGTCTCTTGGTCAAGAGTACCCAGTAGAACTAATCTCGCTACCAACCTATTCTAATTTACAGAAGGTATTATGGAAAAAAAATATCAGGTATTTTTGAGCTCCACCTATACAGATTTGGTGGAAGAGAGGGAGAGTATAATTAAAGCCGTGCTAGAATTGTATCATATCCCGATTGGAATGGAGATGTTCAGTGCAGAAGATGAAGATCAATGGGAAATAATAAGGAGAACCATAGAGGTAAGTGATTATTACATCTTAGTATTAGGATTAAGATATGGTTCAAAAACGTCCGATGGGATAAGTTTCACCCATAAAGAATATAATTATGCCTTAGAGAAAAAAATCCCTGTTCTCGCATTCTTAATGAATGACACTGTGGCTTTGTCTAGAGATAAAAGAGATGACAATCTCACTGATATCAAAGAATTCCGCAATACCGTTCTAACAAATTCCAAAATGGCACAATTTTGGGACACAAAAGATCAGCTTATAAAAAATGTTTCAATTTCCTTAATGAAGCAGATTATGCAAAAACCTGGGATAGGATGGATACGTGGAGACAATACTGTTGTTAGTGAGTCCCTATCCAATGAGCTATCAATTCTAAGTAAAGAAAACAGAGATTTAAGAGAGAAAATCACACTACTTGAATCAAAAGTAGAAATAAAAAAACCAGATATAAAAATATCTATAAACAGTCCTTCCATTGATGAAAAATTCAATTCGTTTGAAAAAGTCATCATGCCTAAAGTATTAAGTATAAACAACATCAGCCCGCATCTCCTTGAATTTATTTCAGAGAGTGACATTGAGTGGCATAATAGCAAAATCCCTGGAGAGCTTGAGCTTGAACAATTTAACATTGAAAGCGAAAAATACTTTAAAATCGAAAACTACTCTACCGCTTTAAATGTTAAAGTTTCAAATATAGGAACGGCAAAAGCAAATAACATATTTATAGAGCTGACCTTCCCTTCAGAAATTTTTATATATAAAGTCAATGAAAAGCCCCAAAAACCGGAATCCCCCGATTCCTTTTGACCCGATAATTAATGCGCAATCTAAATACCAAAAAAAACAGGATGATTTTAATTTTCCGAATGAATTCTCTACTTATAATTCATTATCCATGCACAGAATAACCACAAGAAATGATTTGATCAACCAAGGAATTTTCAAAAGCCTCAAGCCAAATAATGCATCGTCTTACACCTTACTGAGAGACAATACTATTACTATCAAAATTGATAACTTAATTCACACAAGGTTAATAACGTTTAGTGATGAGTATATGATTGCGCCTTTAAATACAGGAAAGCACATTATTGAAGCTGATATTATTTGTGAAGAATATACTCAGATTGATACTGTGACGATTGAATTGCAAATCTTGTAAACACACTAACCCTCGAATTAAGGATGATGGGGAGCAGACAAGCCTGGTAAGCCGACACAGATCATGTTTAGGAGCGCTTTAACCGGACGTACCGGACAGAAATCCTGGAATTTTATTGGTTCAGGACACTGAATGAAGCGCGGGAAATCACGTGTTTTACCTTCCAGTTCAAGCCGGATTCGGATCCCCCAGACATGAGATATCTGAAATGTTCTTTTTGGGTCGATGACACGGTCTTTGTTCCACCGTGACATGTTCATACTCAAATCTCCTGCAATGTGGGAGATTTGAGTATGGCAGTCCCTTATGAACTATGAGCGAAAGTTTATTACTTATATCTATCGATGCGTTACATACATTACCCTCAGCTAATTAATGGGAGCATGTCCAATCTTCTATTAGTTGTGCATGACTTCTATTCTCTTTAGAGTTATTCCTCTATCAAAAGTAGCTAGTTTACAGGTCAGGTGCTAATCAGTAGTGTAACTATCAGTCAAGCATAGTTGGTAATGATGAGTTAATGAACTTAATATTAATACTATTCTTTTTTAAGCAAAGCTCATGTCTCTTTTGAAGCATGCTAATGAACGTGTCAGTATTTGATGAGCTTAACTTCATGTTGTAAATAATTTCTGACACGCTGATAACATTTATGCAAATTTTGTGTCGCCTGCTGACTTCTTCTATTAACTCAATTATTTCAGGCCATTCTTTTGATTCTCTATATTCATCTATTAGGACTATGCCATAGAAATCATAATCGCCACCATGCAAGAGTGCTATTCCAGCAGAGTTATATATTTTCTCGCCTCTATTTATTACTTTATAAACGCCTTCTAGTTGATTAATTGCTTTCCTGCAGTGCTTAATCATGCTCGATGAAGCACGTTCCCGAGATTTATCCAGGGTCGAGATGTCTACTTGTAGGCATTTTGACTCAATCGCAATAACGTTATTGTTTAGCGAGCAAGTTAATACATCTGTTAGTTCTCTTTCCTTTTTCCCAATTGTTACCAATGGAGACAAGGTCGTTAATGAGTTATCCATCAGACAAAGCGCTTGATAGATCTGACGTTCCTGACGCGCACCATCAATCTCTGTTGCCACTTCATAACTTGATGAGCCTTGAGGATTTACATGATGCGTGATAATAGTCTCAAGTTCTTTAACCTTAACGGGAAAGCGAAATTTTAACACATTGAATCCCGGATGTTTAGCATCACCAGAACCTAATGAAGCACATACCGAATCCGTGAATTTCATGTTATCTAGGTGATTGTTTGCTGAAGAAAATTCAAAGTTTGCAATTACATTGTAAGCTCTTTTGTTTCTAAAGTTTGTTTTTATATTTATTGTTCCATATACAACGCTCGCGTCAGTCTCGTCGAATAAAGATAGGTGGATATCTGAGTCTAAAAATGAATCATCAAAAATATTATTGCGATTACTCCAACGTTGAGCAACTATCGCGTGGAAAGGTGATGATTTATTATCAAATACTTTTAAGACCAATGCAATATTATGTGTGGGGGTTGTTTTAACGAACAAATAAAATTCTATTTTAGCACCAAGTAAAATGGACTTGATGACTGATGTAGGTAATTTTGCTACTAACGCTTTATCGCCTGAGGAATTAGATTCACAAAAAACTCCAACTTGTTCTGATGCTAAAATGTCATGAAGACTTTTTGATGGTAAGTAC
This region of Cedecea lapagei genomic DNA includes:
- a CDS encoding DUF4062 domain-containing protein, which encodes MEKKYQVFLSSTYTDLVEERESIIKAVLELYHIPIGMEMFSAEDEDQWEIIRRTIEVSDYYILVLGLRYGSKTSDGISFTHKEYNYALEKKIPVLAFLMNDTVALSRDKRDDNLTDIKEFRNTVLTNSKMAQFWDTKDQLIKNVSISLMKQIMQKPGIGWIRGDNTVVSESLSNELSILSKENRDLREKITLLESKVEIKKPDIKISINSPSIDEKFNSFEKVIMPKVLSINNISPHLLEFISESDIEWHNSKIPGELELEQFNIESEKYFKIENYSTALNVKVSNIGTAKANNIFIELTFPSEIFIYKVNEKPQKPESPDSF
- a CDS encoding phage holin; the encoded protein is MARMSTIYSKLSYGTSTTLAGGGVSAKTYADTTKAGAWMLADRLAGLSLSDWAIIIGIACTVITCGVNWYYRRKEREDRLNGYVSSSTE
- a CDS encoding DUF2251 domain-containing protein translates to MTILVTIQAQLIVGEAQVIKSLAPEGMLAAVFEDDGRTGYFYALDESVAGNPIQDALTIYNVEDISDGHIPSDVKIGWSEDSQKCVLLINGYPHGAFDFVGKNGYCRSGFPPPINKVWSMSGHEWSDSVDDFFR
- a CDS encoding SH2 domain-containing protein, with the translated sequence MKKGWFQHDNLTAAQAEELVKRYKANGVVTEKSLAPDYTSWIVSALLPEGKTAPRIDRTFQQPCWRQ
- a CDS encoding TrmB family transcriptional regulator, whose translation is MLNQQYMTETVRAVFNQLSESPATVSEIAQNTHLTRERCQLILTQLVMAGLSDYQFGCYKRLQ
- a CDS encoding antiterminator Q family protein, with translation MRDMYEVLDMWGAWAASDKSGVDWQPIAAGFKGLFPHGKKLRPQCGDDEGIMIDGCVARLKNYKPEEYELVIAHFVIGISLRAIARKRRCADGTIRKDMQVALGFLEGVLMVVKPG
- a CDS encoding lysozyme; the encoded protein is MAMSPALRNRLLAMSGAGAIAIAGTMLTDLEGVGYTPYYDVAGVLTVCYGHTGADIIKTKTYTEAECRAMLDKDLVPFARTVERSVKVPATEYQKAALISFSYNVGVTAFERSSLLRQLNAGNYQAACDGLRQWIYAGGKQWEGLINRRDVEHELCSWGRH
- a CDS encoding LexA family protein; protein product: MAQNTSKKPETNQPDSHNGSAGHFTRPATAHTLTPRQQEVFDLLVFFIQKNGYPPSTTELADLLGVSSPNAAAEHLKALERKGIITITRGVSRGIAIAGDKEPLLAMQLLQEMIDDQPVARERAAAFLKLHGAQL
- a CDS encoding lysis protein, translated to MSRGVLVVCIVAAGALVVMGWAVDHNRTNALHYKEQRNTVTAERNAANSTIDVMKARQLDLAALDKKYTKDLADAKATIEQLRRDVAAGAKRLRLNATCKPVSKTPSAAGVDDATSPGLNDTAERDYFRIRERIETSNKQIAGLQEYIKTLCLK
- a CDS encoding DNA-methyltransferase; amino-acid sequence: MKNTVKIYSVELFNADCLHVLSQTPDNSIDLICTDPPYFRVKPEGWDNQWRGDADYLAWLDKCLAEFWRVLKPNGSIYLFSGHRLAADIELLMRNRFNILNHIIWAKPSGRWNGCQKESLRAYFPATERILFAEHYPGPYKPDSYAKECDSAKQHIMTPLIDYFRNARSALGVTSKQIADATGKKNMVSHWFGASQWQLPNEADYLKLQELFTQIAIEKHQRLELEKPHHELVATWHYLSRKHSELMDEFKALRRPFAVTSAVPYTDVWTYKPVQFYQGKHPCEKPAEMLRQIISASSRPDDVVADFFMGSGSTIKAAMELGRRGIGVELEEERFNQTVEEIKSWSS
- a CDS encoding RusA family crossover junction endodeoxyribonuclease, which translates into the protein MKAYSITPMGKPRMTRADKWKKRPEVLRYRAFCDQVRLNRIELPECGYHVIFVLPMPPSWSKKKQAEYDGKPHQSRPDKDNLEKALLDALFGEDSHIWDGRVSKIWGTTGKIIIREAEPCALF